A window of Bombina bombina isolate aBomBom1 chromosome 5, aBomBom1.pri, whole genome shotgun sequence genomic DNA:
gaaaattttaaggtaagaaaaaaaaaaattatatgcattttcccaaaaaaaatgaaactgacagtctgaatgaaggaatactgattatcctgaatcatggcaaatataagtttaaacacatatatttagaactttacatataaagtgcccaaccatagctttgagtgtcataaatagaaataagacttacttaccctaagacactcatctacatatagtagatagccaaaccagtactgaaacgagaatcagtagaggtaatggtatataagagtatatcgtcgatctgaaaagggaggtaggagaagaaatctctacgaccgataacagagaacctatgaaatagatcccctagaggaagaccatggtattcaaataggcaatactctcttcacatccctctgacattcactgcactctgagaggaaaaccgggcttcagcctgctgcgaagcgcatatcaacgtagaatctagcacaaacttacttcaccacctccatgggaggcaaagtttgtaaaactgaattgtgggtgtggtgaggggtgtattggtaggcatgttgaggtttgggaaactttgcccctcctggtaggaatgtatatcccatacgtcactagctcatggactcttgctaattacatgaaagaaataataattctgatattaacaataggttgtcctgcaacttcgttgttGGCCACCTAATAAAAATGTCTCAGCATCTACATAATTTTTTAATGCATTTCTTTGTTAACATAAAATGTTTTGTCATCAAGTTCGGTTTAAATCTTCCTTATATGACTCTTTCTGCTCATCTTTCTGTATACCTATCTGTTTATTTATCTCTGTCTATTTGTATTGTTCTCTGTCTATTATGTCTCTATATCTGTCtgttgcagtggcgtcactaggcttgGAATAACCCGGTGTGGTAAATCATGGTGTCAACCCCCACAcaagtaatgtatatatatatatatatatatatatatatatatttacatacacaaacatatatatatatatatatatgtgtgtgtgtgggcagagGGGAAGACAGACCACTGAAAGGAGGGGGGAAACACAACTGAAAGGGGGGAACACAACATTCCTGCAAGAGATGAATTGATTGCTGCAGCTCAGCCCTTGACAACTCAAGTACATAACGAATCCATCATATGTTTATAGTTATGCCATATTCTGATCATCCACAATATATATAGCAAATGCCATTTCCTAATAAACAAGCACCATAGCATAAAATTTGGGCTTAAAATAAATAACCCAAATATGTCACAATTCAGAACACTTGTGCTGAAGGGCTCGTCTATCTGTAGCACTAACATAATAAGTGGCGCAGTGCACGCAGTTAGCGCTCACTGTCATAACTGTACAGCGACAGACAGGGATGGAAGTTGCTTACTTGTCAGCTCAGCTGCAGTGCACCTGGTTATGTGTGGTGCTCCCTAGCTGTCACACCGGAGCTGACTCGAAGCTGCTCGTACCTCGGCCAGCACTATGCTGTTGCTCACTTCTGGCACCAGATCCCTTTATTTCCATATCACTCAAGCACAACCACAAATAAACCATCCATGTGCATCACAAACGGGCTTCAGTCAGTAGCTGGCAATTAGAGATAATCCAGTGAGATGTTCAGGACCACTCTAGCACCCACTTAATCTCAAGCATGATGCTTAGTTAGGGAAACCCTGGCCCCTGCCTCTGTGCTGAACACCTCCTGCATCTGCCATAGCATGGAGGACTCATGATTAATTAACGGTGTCATGATTAATGAATGTTAAATTAAATGTGGTGGTGTCACCTTTTGGAGGGTGTCAACCGGGTGCGGTCTGTACTCCCCTAGCGACGCCACAGGTCTGTTTATATGTTAGTAACTATCTACTAgtctgtatctatttatatatctgtctgtccCTTTATGCCTATCCATTTTCTATCCatctgtttatatgtctgtatctactaatgtgtataatatttatatatatatatatatatatatatatatatatatgtctttatcctTTTATCTGTTTAAGTATATACCTTTCTGTCATTCTGTCTACCAAACTGTATATATCTGACTATATCTAGCTATTGTTGTTGTGTGTGTATTAAATTAAACATTATAACACTCAATCCTTTACTGGCAGAccaaaaaattgtaaaatatattttaaggcCACACCCCTAGCAACACCCTCAACCACGGCCATTTGCAAAGTGTCAGGAAATcggctgggcaaaaggtggcaatcCTACTTTATTATCTATTCGTGTAAAACGTttgccacactctgtacatgtgactcctttcatgctttttcagataacactttagtgtaaaactttttccacactctgtacatgtgaaaggcttttctcctgtgtgaatcctttcatgctttttcagatcaccctttagtgtaaaactttttccacactctgtacatgtgaaaggcttttctcctgtgtgaatcctttcatgctttttcagatcaccctttagtgtaaaactttttccacactctgtacatgtgaacggcttttctcctgtgtgaatcctttcatgctttttcagatcaccctttagtgtaaaactttttccacactctgtacatgtgaatggcttttctcctgtgtgaatcctttcatgctttttcagatcaacctttagtgtaaaactttttccacactctgtacatgtgaatggcttttctcctgtgtgaattctttcatgatttttcaTATCACtctttcgtgtaaaactttttccacactctgtacatgtgaatggcttttctcctgtgtgaatcctttcatgacttttcagacgaCTCTTTAGTAtataactttttccacactctgtacatgtgaaaggcttttctcctgtgtgaatcctctcatgatatttcagttcactcttttgtgtaaaacattttccacactctgtacatgtaaaagacttttctcctgtgtgactcctttcatgatttttcataTCACtctttcgtgtaaaactttttccacactctgtacatgtgaaaggcttttctcctgtatgaatcctttcatgatatttcagactaattatttgtgtaaaacgttttccacactctgtacacgtgaaaggcttttctcctgtgtgaatcctttcatgctttttcagatcaccctttagtgtaaaactttttccacactctgtacatgtaaaatacttttctcctgtgtgactcctttcatgatttttcataTCACtctttcgtgtaaaactttttccacactctgtacatgtgaaaggcttttctcctgtgtgaatcctttcatgacttttcatatCACtctttcgtgtaaaactttttccacactctgtacatatgaaaggcttttctcctgtgtgaatcctctcatgatatttcagttcactcttttgtgtaaaacattttccacactctgtacatgtgaaaggcttttttcctgtgtgaatctttttatgagttttcagattatttatttgtgtaaaacattttccacactctgtacacgtgaaaggtttttcccctgtgtgaatcctttcatgatttttcagattacttttttcggtaaaacatttcccacaatctGTACacatgaaaggcttttctcctgtgtgactcctttcatgctttttcagatgactcttcactgtaaaactttttccacaatctgtacatgtgaaaagcttttctcctgtgtgactcctttcatgatttttcattttactcttttctgtaaaacgttttccacacccTGTACACgtgaaaagcttttctcctgtgtgaatctttttatgagttttcagattatcaatttgtgtaaaacatttgtcGCACTCAGTACAtatgtgtggtttctcacctgtgtgaattttgtggtgttctagtagatgagacttccatctaaagcttttctcacattctgtacatttgaaaggtttctcctttgtatgaatcatttggttagactgtagacttttcccttctttaatatattttgaaaactcaataaatgtgtgtggtttatcttcTGGGATAATCATTGAACTAGATAAGTCATacatgtcctcttgtttgatgactaaattactctctgtacataatgattgcttcccTGTTCCTGCCAATTCATCATcatctttaaatatctgctgtgatatccccaatgtttgtgaataaacATTAGTGTCTAAGATttttggagtttgcggtatcattctgatgcttcctgtagtgaaggatagatatgaactattcacgtgtt
This region includes:
- the LOC128659775 gene encoding zinc finger protein 585A-like; its protein translation is MNSYVLDKHVNSSYLSFTTGSIRMIPQTPKILDTNVYSQTLGISQQIFKDDDELAGTGKQSLCTESNLVIKQEDMYDLSSSMIIPEDKPHTFIEFSKYIKEGKSLQSNQMIHTKEKPFKCTECEKSFRWKSHLLEHHKIHTGEKPHICTECDKCFTQIDNLKTHKKIHTGEKLFTCTGCGKRFTEKSKMKNHERSHTGEKLFTCTDCGKSFTVKSHLKKHERSHTGEKPFMCTDCGKCFTEKSNLKNHERIHTGEKPFTCTECGKCFTQINNLKTHKKIHTGKKPFTCTECGKCFTQKSELKYHERIHTGEKPFICTECGKSFTRKSDMKSHERIHTGEKPFTCTECGKSFTRKSDMKNHERSHTGEKYFTCTECGKSFTLKGDLKKHERIHTGEKPFTCTECGKRFTQIISLKYHERIHTGEKPFTCTECGKSFTRKSDMKNHERSHTGEKSFTCTECGKCFTQKSELKYHERIHTGEKPFTCTECGKSYILKSRLKSHERIHTGEKPFTCTECGKSFTRKSDMKNHERIHTGEKPFTCTECGKSFTLKVDLKKHERIHTGEKPFTCTECGKSFTLKGDLKKHERIHTGEKPFTCTECGKSFTLKGDLKKHERIHTGEKPFTCTECGKSFTLKGDLKKHERIHTGEKPFTCTECGKSFTLKLKSHLLEHHKIHTGGKPHTCTECGKCFTRKSELKTHERIHTAEKPFTCTECGKSFTHMSNLKTHERIHTGEKPFTCKECGKCFTEKSKLKTHERIHTGEKPFTCTECGKLFTEKSDLKKHERIHTGEKPFICTECGKSFTHMSNLKKHERIHTGEKSFTCTECGKSFTKKSNLKTHERSHTGEKPFTCTECGKSFNEKSNLKTHERTHTGEKPFTCTECGKSFTKKSNLKTHERSHTGEKPFTCTECGKSFPHKSNLKTHERSHTGEKPFTCKECGKSFTQIVGLKSHERIHTGEKPFTCTECGKSFTLKGDLKKHERIHTGEKPFTCTECGKSFTVKSDLKNHERIHTGEKPFTCTECEKSFTQIDSLKSHERIHKGRNLSHV